The proteins below are encoded in one region of Lactuca sativa cultivar Salinas chromosome 3, Lsat_Salinas_v11, whole genome shotgun sequence:
- the LOC128132833 gene encoding ABC transporter B family member 20-like, with translation MNLLQSSLMLFENTNQKNQQALFNLWKGEVLLDGENIKNLKLEWLMSQIGLVTQEPTLLSLSIRDNIAYGRDATSLQIEDAAKIAHAYTFISSLEKGYDTQVGRAGLSLTEEQKIRLLVVRAVLSNPCILLLDKVTGGLDFEAERYVQEALDLLMLGRSTIMIARRISLIKNADFIAVMQKGQLMEIGTHDGLIASDGLYAELLKCEESDKLPKR, from the exons ATGAATCTTCTACAATCCAGTTTGATGCTTTTCGAGAATACTAACCAGAAGAATCAACAAGCATTATTCAACTTATGGAAAG GGGAAGTTCTTCTAGATGGAGAGAACATCAAGAACCTGAAACTGGAATGGCTAATGAGCCAAATTGGTTTAGTCACTCAAGAGCCTACATTACTAAGCTTAAGTATCAGGGACAATATCGCCTATGGGAGAGATGCCACATCACTTCAAATTGAAGATGCAGCTAAAATAGCTCATGCATATACATTCATCAGCTCACTTGAAAAAGGATACGATACACAG GTAGGTAGGGCTGGTTTATCTTTAACAGAAGAACAAAAGATAAGACTTTTGGTTGTAAGGGCAGTGCTTTCGAATCCTTGTATTCTTCTTCTTGATAAGGTGACAGGTGGACTTGATTTTGAAGCTGAAAGATATGTTCAAGAGGCTTTGGATTTGTTAATGTTGGGTCGTTCAACCATTATGATTGCTAGAAGGATTTCGTTAATTAAAAATGCTGATTTTATAGCTGTGATGCAGAAAGGTCAGTTAATGGAGATTGGGACACATGATGGACTTATAGCTTCAGATGGGTTGTATGCAGAGCTTTTAAAATGTGAAGAATCAGATAAACTACCAAAAAGGTAA
- the LOC111911626 gene encoding SUMO-conjugating enzyme SCE1 gives MSGGIARGRLTEERKAWRKNHPHGFVAKPETLPDGSVNLMIWQCTIPGKTGTDWEGGYYPLTLHFTEDYPSKPPKCKFPQGFFHPNVYPSGTVCLSILNEDSGWRPAITVKQILVGIQDLLDSPNPADPAQTDGYHLFIQDTVEYKRRVRQQAKQYPPLV, from the exons ATGTCTGGTGGTATTGCTCGTGGTCGTCTCACCGAGGAACGAAAAGCATGGCGAAAGAATCACCCCCAT GGTTTTGTGGCGAAGCCTGAGACTCTCCCTGATGGTTCAGTGAATTTGATGATTTGGCAGTGTACCATCCCCGGTAAGACAGGG ACTGATTGGGAAGGTGGATATTACCCTCTTACCCTTCACTTCACTGAAGATTATCCAAGTAAACCACCAAAGTGTAAATTTCCACAAGGCTTCTTTCATCCCAATGTTTACCCCTCTGGAACTGTTTGTTTGTCCATCCTTAATGAAGACAGT ggTTGGAGGCCAGCAATAACAGTAAAACAAATCCTAGTTGGAATTCAGGATCTGTTGGATTCCCCTAACCCTGCTGACCCTGCACAGACAGATGGATATCATCTCTTTATCCAG GATACGGTGGAGTATAAGAGAAGAGTCCGTCAGCAAGCTAAGCAATATCCCCCTCTCGTTTAG
- the LOC111911608 gene encoding uncharacterized protein LOC111911608 — protein MDDMAAYYPPPAGVHTTQFSYYQNPPPPPGATQHPPAAVSQLHHQYHQPPLTSYAPPLYTPSFQDEVRTLFIAGLPEDVKPREIYNLFREFPGYESCHLRSPSATQTQPFGFAVFMDQPSALAALHTLNGMVFDLEKGSTLHIDLAKSNSRSKRSRDDDRHGSDKRAKGSSSFSRGFSDPGVGSIHMPGLSNSAYNTIGYPSAQSHGSFEARTENTSRLRNSSAPPCPTIFVANLGQGCTEQELNQVFSRCRGFLKLKMQSTYGTPVAFVDFDDTACSSEALNHLQGTVLYSSVSGEGMRLEYAKSRMGMRSKKSR, from the exons atggacgACATGGCAGCTTACTACCCACCACCGGCGGGTGTTCACACCACCCAGTTCTCGTACTACCAAAATCCACCTCCTCCTCCCGGAGCGACACAACATCCACCCGCCGCCGTATCTCAGTTACACCATCAGTACCACCAGCCCCCTTTAACTTCTTACGCACCACCGTTATATACGCCGTCGTTTCAAGACGAGGTTCGAACGCTATTCATTGCTGGACTCCCCGAGGACGTCAAGCCTCGTGAAATTTACAATCTTTTTCGTGAATTCCCGGGATATGAATCTTGTCACCTTCGTAGCCCCAGTGCAACACAAACTCAG CCATTTGGGTTTGCTGTTTTCATGGATCAGCCTTCTGCACTTGCAGCATTACACACTTTAAAT GGAATGGTGTTTGATCTTGAAAAGGGTTCAACTTTACACATTGATCTTGCAAAGTCAAACTCAAGGTCAAAGCGCTCAAGag ATGATGATAGACATGGATCCGACAAAAGGGCAAAAGGGTCATCTTCATTTTCAAGGGGCTTTTCAGATCCTG GTGTTGGCAGCATTCACATGCCTGGATTGAGTAATTCTGCTTACAACACGATTGGTTATCCATCTGCACAAAG CCATGGAAGCTTTGAAGCTAGAACTGAAAACACTTCAAGATTG agaAACTCATCAGCTCCTCCATGTCCAACAATATTTGTTGCTAATCTTGGACAAGGTTGCACAGAACAAGAGTTAAATCAAGTATTTTCAAG ATGTCGGGGTTTTTTGAAATTAAAGATGCAAAGTACATATGGGACACCTGTGGCATTTGTTGACTTtgat GATACTGCTTGTTCAAGTGAAGCACTAAATCATTTACAAGGCACTGTTTTATACTCATCGGTATCTGGTGAAGGAATGCGGCTAGA GTATGCGAAATCAAGGATGGGAATGAGAAGTAAGAAGTCAAGATGA